GCGAAGGACGAGAGGAAAAAGTCCCACCCAAAGGGAGGTGGCCACGACAGACGCCAGAGGAGAGAGGTAGTGCAGGGAGCCGGGCAGACCGATGAAATCGATGCCGGGCCCCTCTAAGGCCAGCAGGAGTCCCACCAGAAAATAGCAGGGCCAAAGAGGAAGCCGATAGAGGGAAATGGCGAGTCCCACTCCGGAAGCGAGGAAGGCACAGAGAGCCACCGCCTGGACAAGGACGTTGCCGGACCAGAGGCTCGCCACGGAAAGGACGAAAACGAGTCCCAAATCGCGCAGATAATCATATTGCTCCGCGCTGAGGTGCCTTTTCAGCCCCTTTTCGGCAAAGAAACAGACCAGAAAGAGCAGGACGGCCAAAACCAAACCGGTCCTATAGGCATCGAATGCCATCGACTATCGGCAACCTCCTCGTCGTTGAACGATTGCGTTCGCTCCTTTGACGGTTATTGTACCATGTCTCAGTCATGATAACCGCCTGAAGGGTCATGAAGAGGCCGGTTCCAGACGGGTGACTCCCCTCATGTAGGGGACGAGAACGTCGGGGAGATCGACGGAACCGTCCTCCCGCTGATAATTTTCCAGGACGGCGATGAGACAGCGGCCTATGGCAATGCCCGAGCCGTTCAAGGTGTGGACGAAACGTGGTCGCCCTCCGCCTTCGGGGCGATAGCGGGCGTTCATGCGTCTAGCCTGGAAATCGCCGCAGTTGCTGCAGGAGCTGATTTCACGGTATTTCTCCTGCGAGGGGATCCAGACCTCGATGTCATACGTTTTCGCGGCCCCGAACCCCATGTCCCCCGTGGAAAGACAGACGACGCGGTAGGGTATCTCCAGTAGCTGAAGCACCTTCTCCGCACAGGCCGTCAAATGCTCCAGTTCCTCGTAGCTTTTTTCCGGGTGGCAGATCTTGACCATTTCGACCTTGTCGAACTGGTGCTGCCTCAGAATGCCCCGCACATCGCGGCCGTGGGCTCCCGCCTCGCGCCGGAAGCAGGCCGTGTAGGCCGCGTAGTAGAGAGGAAGCTGACTCTCCTCAAGGATCTCATCGGCATGGAGGTTTGTCAGAGGGACTTCGGCCGTCGGGATGAGCCAGAGGTCGTCGTCGGCACAGCGATACAGGTCTTCGGCGAACTTGGGAAGCTGCCCCGTGCCGGCCATCGCACGAGAATTGACGAGAAAGGGGGGGAGCACCTCCTTGAATCCATGCTCTCCCGTGTGGAGATCGAGCATGAAGTTCATCAAAGCCCGCTCAAGACGGGCGCCCAGCCCCAGAAGAACGGTGAAGCGGCTCTCGGCGATCTTGACGCCCCGCTCGAAGTCGAGGATCCCGAGGGCTTCGCCGAGATCCCAGTGCGGCTTGGGCTCGAAGGGAAAGGAACGGGGCGTTCCCCAACGGCGGACTTCGACATTGGCTTCCTCGTCGGCACCGACAGGAACCGATTCGTGGGGAACGTTGGGAAGGGCCATGATCAGCTCCCTTTGCGATTCCTCGACGGAAGCGACTTCCTGGTCCAGACCCTTGATGCGCGTAGATATGTCCCGAACGGCGGCCTTGTGTGCCTCCACATCCTCGCCACGGCTCTGGGCCTCGCCGATGCTCTTCGACTCCTGGTTCCGGCGGGTCTTGAGCTCCTCCACTTCGGTGAGGAGGCGGCGTCGTCTCTCGTCAAGGAGGATCAGATCGTCGAGGGGAAACGTCGTCCCTCTGTTTTCAAGCATCTGGCGGACAGAATCGGGGTTCTCTCGAACCCAGCGGATATCGAGCATTCCAGCCTAGGCCTCCTCCGTGGTGCCCGCTCTGATGTTGCGCAGCAGATCGGCCATCTCCAGGGCGGCCAGGGCGGCCTCCGCCCCCTTGTTGCCGGCCTTGCTCCCGGCACGCAGAAGGGCCTGCTCCAGACTGTCGCAGGTGAGGACGCCGAAGGCGACGGGGACGCGCTGTTCCAGACCGATATGGGCGATGCCCTTCGCGACCTCAGCCGAAACGTAGTCGAAATGCGGCGTATCGCCGCGAATGACGGCGCCGATGGCGACGATGGCATCGTAGCGCCCCGTGAGTGCCATCTCCTTGGCGACGAGAGGGATCTCCCAGGCACCGGGAACCCAGCAGACATCGATGTCCTGATGACGCACACCATGACGGGCGAGAACATCCTTGACGCCTTCGAGAAGGCGCGACGAAATAAGGTCGTTGAAACGGGAGGCGACGACGACAAAGCGCAGCCCCGTTCCGATCAACTTTCCTTGAAATATTTTCATTTCATTGTCTCCTTTCGGAATGAAAAAGCGGACCTCTCAGCCGATCAGGTCCTTGAGGTGGATCATATGGCCCATTTTTTCCCTTTTCGTGTCGAGGTAGCGTTCGTTGTAGGGATTGGCCTCAATCTCGAGAGGAACGCGGTCGACGATGTCGATGCCGTACCCCGCGAGGCCGATGACCTTTCTGGGATTGTTGGTGAGAAGACGGACGTGGCGTAATCCCAGATCGGCCATGATCTGAGCCCCGACGCCGTAGTCGCGGAGATCGGGGGCGAAGCCCAGGGCGACGTTGGCCTCGACGGTGTCGAGGCCCTTTTCCTGAAGTTCGTAGGCCTTCAGCTTGGGAAGAAGCCCTATGCCTCGTCCCTCCTGACGCATGTAGATCAGCACGCCTCGCCCTTCCGTTTCGATGCTCTTCATGGCCCGATGGAGCTGAGGGCCGCAGTCGCAGCGAAGAGAGCCGAAGACGTCGCCTGTGAGGCACTCCGAGTGAACCCGGACGAGAACGGGCTCCTCGCCGCCGATGTCGCCCTTGACGAGGGCCATGTGAAGATAGTCGCCGGCCTCGTCGAGGATGAAACGGTAGGCGTGGGCGACGAAAGTGCCGTACTCCGTCGGGAGCTGGACGGTCGAAACGCGTTCGACGAGACGGTCCTGGCGGTGGCGGTAACGGATCAGATCGGCGATGGAGATGATCTTGAGCCCATGCGTTTCGACGAAGCGGGCCAAGTCGTTGAGGCGGGCCATGGTGCCGTCTTCGTTCATCACTTCGCAGATGACGCCGGCCGGACGAAGGCCGGCGAGACGTGCCAGGTCGACGGCGGCCTCGGTGTGCCCGGCCCTCTTGAGAACGCCGCCCTTCCTGGCGATGAGAGGAAAGATATGGCCGGGGCGGCGGAAATCTTTCGGTTTCGATGTCGGATCGGAGAGAAGGCGGGCTGTCAGGGCGCGCTCCGCCGCCGAGATGCCCGTCGTCGTCCCCTCCGAGGCATCGACGGAGACGGTGAAAGCCGTACAGTGGCGGTCCGTGTTGTCGTCGACCATGAGACAGAGACCGAGGCGACGGGCCTGATCTTCGGCGAGAGGAGCGCAGACGAGACCTCGGGCATGCGTCGCCATGAAGTTGATCGATTCGGCCGTCGCCTTTTCCGCGGCCATGAGAAGATCTCCCTCGTTCTCCCGATCCTCGTCGTCGACGACGACGATCATTTTCCCCTGTCGGATGTCCTCCAGGGCCGATTCGATCGTGCTGAAGAGATCTTGCTCCATCTGTTCGGACAATTGGAATCCCTCCCAAGGCTCTTTAAGATAGCCAGCCCAACTCGCGTAGAGCCTCTTCCGTCAGAGGGACCGGGGCCTGGCTCTCTTCCGCCCCGCTCCTGACGCCAAGCATGCGCCGCACGTATTTGGCTAAAACGTCGGTCTCTATGTTCACCTTATGGCCCTCGGCGAGATCGGCCAAAGTCGTCTCTTTTTGCGTCGTCGGGATGAGACCGACGGAAAACCCCCCTGTGTCGACGTCGATGACGGTGAGGCTCACTCCGTCGACGGCCACGGAGCCCTTGGGGATGACCTCCACGAGGGGCCGCTCTTCGAGATCCACCCAAAGGCGGGCGGAAAAGAGGCCGGCACGGTCCACGCGTCGCACCGTGCCGACGGAATCGACGTGTCCCTGGACGATGTGACCGTCAAGACGGGCCTGAAGGGAAAGAGCCCTCTCCAGATTGAGGCGGGCTCCAGGCCGCAGAGCGCCCAGTCGGGTCCGCTGCACCGTCTCGGCCATCATCTCCACGAAAAAACGCGTTTTCCCCTCCTCCACGACGGTGAGGCAAGCGCCGCTGACCGCCACGGACTGGCCGAAGCGAAGGTGCGGGGCCATCCCGGGAGCCTCGATTTCCAGTAAGGTCATACCCGTCCGGGGACGGGAGGAGACGAGACGCCCCACTTCCTCGATCAGGCCGGTAAACATGGCATCGCCTCCAGCCAGAGATCTCCGTCGACCTGCCTTATTGTAGCAGCCCTGAGCGCGATGGCCTCCCCCATATGGCGGAGTCTCAGATTGCCCGTGAAGGGAATGCCCCGTCCCAGGAATTTGGGCGCCAGGAAGAGAGACACTTCGTCGACGAGCCGCTCTTCGATGAAAGATTGAATCACGGAGGCCCCTCCCTCGACGAGCAGGCGCAGAACGCCGCGACGGACAAGCAGGCTAAGAAGCTCGTCGAGGCGGAAACGCCCCTCCGGGGCATCGAGGAGAACGACCTCGGCCCCGGCCTTTCGAAGGGTCTCGGCCCGCTTCGGATCGCTCTCGGCGGTTCCGACGACGAGGCAACGGCCGTCTCCGATGACCTTGGCGCAAGCGGGAGTCCGCAACCGACTGTCGAGAACGACGCGCAGAGGCGATTGTCCGGAGACGAGACGAACGGTCAGTTCCGGGTCGTCCTTGAGGACCGTACCGATGCCGACGAGAATGGCGTCGTTCTCCCCGCGAAGAAGGTGGGCCTTGCTTCGAGAAAGGGCGCCACTGATCCAGCGACTCTCTCCGTCACCCAGGGCAATGGCGCCATCGAGGCTCAAAGCGGCCTTGACCGTCACCCAGGGACGCCCACCCGTAAGGGCTTTGACGAACCCCCTGTTGACGTGGAGGCATTCCTCTTCGAGAACGCCGAGCACCACGTCGATTCCGGCCTTCCGGAGAATTTCGATTCCCCCTCCGTCGACACAGGGATTGGGATCTCTCATTCCGACGACGACGCGGCCCACGCCGGCCTCGACGAGACGGGGCGCGCAGGGTGGCGTTTTGCCGAAATGGCAGCAGGGCTCCAGGTTGACGACGGCCGTCGCCCCCCGCGCCCGCTCTCCGGCCCGCTCCAGGGCCTTGACCTCGGCGTGCGGTCCACCGAAGCGGCGATGATAGCCCCAGCCAAGAACGCGCTCTTCTTTTTCGTCGAAGATCACGCAACCGACGCGTGGATTGGGACTCGTCCATCCCGTGCCTCTCTCGGCCAGGCTGAGAGCCATCCTCATGTAATGCGTGTAGAGCTCCATCTGACGGGTCACACCTTTTCCTCCCTCAATGTCTCAACAATTCTGCGGGCCGTCTCCGGGCCGATGCCCGTCAGGAGCGTCAATTCGTCAGGCTCCAGCGAAGCGATCTTCTGAACGCTCCCGAAATGGATCAGGAGCAGGGCCGCCCGTTTTTTCCCCACCCCCGGTACATCCTCCAGAACGGAGCGGCGGAGCCGACTGTCACGACCTCGACGGTGGCTGGCGACGGCGAAGCGATGAGACTCATCGCGGACTCTCTGCAAAAGCTGAAGGGCAGGATCGCTGAGAGGCAGCTCAAGAGGCTCTTTCCGCCCCGGCAGGAAGAGCTGTTCTTCCCTTTTGGCCAAAGAGACGATAGGCAATTCCTCCAGCCCCAAAGCAGCCAGAGCTCCCGCGGCGAACTCGAGCTGCAGGGGACCTCCGTCGATGAGGACAAGCTGGGGGAGAGGTTCCTCCCCCTCGAGGCATCGGCGATAGCGACGGCCGACGACCTCCTCGAGGGCTCGGAAATCATCGACGCCTTCCACCGATTTTACGGCAAAACGGCGATAGAGGGAGGGATTGGGCAATCCCTGTTCGAAAACGACGGCGACGCCGTACATTTCTTTGCCGGAGAAGTGGGAGATGTCGAAACCGTCGATGCGCCAGGGGATCGTCGGCAGACCCAGCAGTTCCTGAAGGCGGAGGAGAAGGGTCCACGTCTCCCGGTCCAGATCGTGACTCAGCGTCGACGAAAGCCGCTGACGGGACAGACGCCAAAGGGAGCGGATCGTATCTCTCAGTCGTGCCGCCTCCTCGAAGGCCAGTCCCGAGGCGGCGCGATCCATGCGGAGCCGAAGGCGCTCGACGAGATCGGCGGCGTTGCCCTGAAGGAGAAGGAGGACATCGGCCACGCGTTCGCCGTACTCGGCCTCACTCGTCAGGCCCGCGCAGGCTCCGCCGCAGCGGCCCAGGGCGTGCCGGACGCAGGGACGTTCCTGACGAGGTCCGGAGAGATCGGTCTTGCAGGTTCTCAGGGGAAAATGACGTTCGATCAGTCGCAGAAGGCGGCGCAAATCGCCGACTCGCGTAAAGGGACCTACGTAGCGCCCTCCATCGTCGCTTCTGTGGCGGGTGATTTCGAGGCGGGGAAACGGCTCGTCGGTGATCTTGAGGAAGGGATACCGTTCGCCCATTTTGAGTTCGACGTTGAAAAAAGGCTGATACTTCTTGATCAGTCTCGACTCGACGATAAGCGCCTCCGCCTCGCTCTCGGTACGGATATAGGAGAGATCTCGGGCCGATTCGACGAGCTTGCGTAGGCGAGGCGAGGCGAACCCCTCGTGACGGAAATAAGAGGCGACCCGCTTGCGCAACGATTTGGCCTTGCCCACATAGAGAACCGTGCCCTCTCCGTCGTGAAAAAGGTAGACGCCGGGGCGAAGGGGCAGTTTTCTCACTTTCTCTTGCAGCGGGTGCGTCAACGTCGATCACCTTTCCCGGAAATCGGCCCATTTCCAACGGGCCTCCGATGCTATAGGATATCATAGCCTGTGATTATCCTCGTTCTTCCCCACGACGCAGAGCAAGACGGGCGACGGTCACACATCAGGTCTCATCCCAGGAAGGGGGAGCATCAATCCATGGCGCTCAGCCTGTACAACGATCTGACGAGGCAGAAGGAACCCTTCGTCCCCATCCGCCGGGGCGAGGTCACCTTTTATGTCTGTGGACCCACGGTCTACGACTATTTCCATATCGGCAACGCCCGGCCCTTCATCCTCTTCGACGTCCTCCGCCGCTACCTCGAGCAGAGCGGCTACCGCGTCATCTACGTCCAGAACTTCACCGACATCGACGACAAGATGATCAATCGAGCCAAAGATATGGGCCTTTCCGTCGACGAGCTGGCCGAGCGTTTCATCGCCGCCTATCGGGAAGACGCCGACGCCCTCGGCATCCGTCGTCCCACCTACAGCCCCAGAGCGACCCACCATATCGACGACATTATCGCCCTTGTCCGAAGCCTCGTCGAGAAAGGGCATGCCTATGCCGTCGACGGAGACGTCTACTTCGACGTGGCCAGTTTCTCCGCCTATGGGAAACTTTCCCAACAGAGCCTCGACGACCTTCAGGCGGGAGCCCGAGTCGACGTCGACGAACGGAAAAAACACCCTCTCGACTTCGCCCTCTGGAAGGCCGAAAAGCCGGGCGAACCCGCCTGGGAAAGTCCCTGGGGACGGGGGCGCCCCGGTTGGCACATCGAGTGCAGCGCCATGTCCACGGCCATGCTGGGCCCCACGATCGATATCCACGCCGGCGGCAGCGACCTCGTCTTTCCCCACCACGAGAACGAGATTGCCCAGGCCGAGGCCGCTACGGGCAAACCTTTTGTCCGTTATTGGATTCACAACGGATATCTCATGATCGATCAGGAAAAGATGTCCAAGTCCTTGGGCAACTTCCTCACGGCCCGGGCCGCCAGGGAGAAGTATCCGCCCCTGGCCATCCGCCTTTTCATGCTCGGTGCCCACTACCGCTCGCCCATCAGCTTCTCCGAAGAGGGCCTTCTGCAGGCCAAAAGCGCCGTCGAGCGACTCAACAACTGCTCCCGCCGCCTCGACGAGGCACTGAGAGGGGCCACTTCGCCCGATCCCTCTCCCCTCGCCGCCGAGATATCCCAGTTCCGTGCGACTTTCATGGAACAAATGGACGACGATTTCAACACCGCCGGTGCCTTGGGCGCCCTTTTCGAGGCCGTCCGGGCCGTCAACAGTCACATTCAGGACCGAAAATTTCCCTCCCGAGAGGGACTTGAGGCTGCCCGCCGCTTTTTCGACGAAGCCGAGGCCGTTCTCGGCGTCGTCGATCCCGTCGACACCAGCGGAGACCCCGACAAAGAGCGCATCGAAGGCCTCATCGCCGAGCGCCGTCAGGCCCGGGAAAACCGCGACTTCGCCAGGGCCGACGCCATTCGCGACGGACTCGCGGAAGAAGGGATCGTCCTCGAAGACGGACCTCAAGGAACACGTTGGAAACGCCAGGACGGATAGCAGGATAGAAAGAGGGGGTCCCTCGACGAGGGACCCCCTCTTTCTATCCTGCTATCAAAACTTCCCCAACTGTTTTTCGAGATGCTCCGTCAAAGCGGCCTCGATCTCTCCCTGATAGAGCGAAAGCCGCATGCGCCCCAACTCGCCGTCGCCTCCACCCAGAGAAAAGAGGATATCGGAGAAGATGGAGACGAACTCTTCATTCAGAAGCGAACCTCGAGTCGATCGAGAGAAAAAGGGGCGGCTGTGCTTCTGAAGACAGCTTCGGAAATGACGGTCTCCGACGACGCAGATATTCATCTCCACCGACTGGAGACATTGTCTGAAGGGGCGCAGAATCTCGCGGGAACCTCGCCTGTCTTCTTCGTCGGGCTCTTTCTCCTCGCGACGCAGAAGGCAATCCCCCAGGAGGACGCGGACCATCGCCTCCAGCCTGGAGGCGATGGCGGTCAGTTCGGTGATCATCACACTTCCGGTTCCAGACTCGTAAGAAAATCGAGAAGCGTCCGGGCGCCGAACCCCGTGGCCCCTTTGGAGTAATAACCGAAAGGCTCCTTATAGGTATCGACGCCGGCTATATCGAGATGAGCCCAGCGAATGCCTTCGTCGACGAAAGCCTCGAGGAACATGGCGGCCGTCAGCGCTCCTCCTTCACGGCCTCCCGAATTGACCAGGTCGGCCACAGGCGACTCGAGCTTTTTGCGCAGACGTTCATCGTCCATGGGCAATCGCCAGAAGCGCTCCCCCGAGCGGCGCGAAGCGCCGAGAAGCTCTTCGGCCAGAGAGTCGTCGTTGGAGAGAAGTCCCGCCGTGTAAGGGCCGAGAGCGATGGCACAGGCTCCCGTAAGGGTGGCGATGTCGACGACGATCGACGGCTTGAGCTCACAGGCGAAGGCCAGAACGTCGGCCAGAGTGAGGCGCCCTTCGGCGTCGGTGTTGTCGATCTCGACGGTCTTTCCCTTGCGGCCACGGACGATGTCGTCGGGACGGTAAGAGTAGCTGTCGACGGCATTCTCGGCGGCGCCGATGAGGCCGTGCACCTCTACGGGAGGGCGGAGGCGGGCCAGGCTCCGGAAAACGCCGAGAACGACGGAGGCCCCCGTCTTGTCGCCCTTCATGGTCCTCATATGTTCTCCCGGCTTGAGGTTGAGGCCGCCCGTATCGAAGGTGATGCCCTTCCCGACGAGAGCCACCTTGCCCAAAGCCTCCCCCTCGGGGCGATAGACGAGATGGATCAGCCGAGGAGGCGTCTTGGAACCGCCGCCCACGGCCAGAAGAAGGCCCATATTCATCTCGGCCAGCTCTTTCTCGTCGTAGATGCGGCACTCGAAGCCGCCCTGGTCGGCCACCTCCCTGGCCCTGTCGGCCAGAGTCAGGGGATTGATGACGTTGCCGGGCTCGTTGGCAAGGTCGCGGGCAAACATCTGGCTGCAGGCCATGAGAGAACCTTTTTCAATGGCCTCTTCGTCTCCGCCCGATATGTAGACGGTTTCGACGGAACCCCGTTCCTCATCGGGAACCTCGCGATAGCGATCGAAACGGTAGCCGCCCAGATGGGCTCCCTCGGCCAGAGCCAGGGAAAGAGGTCCATCGACGTCATGTCCCGTCCAGATCTGGAGATCGGAGGCCCCGGCAGCCGAGGCGGCCTTGACGAGGAGAGCCGCCCCCTCGCGGAAGACATCGTTGTTTCCCTTCTTCTCCGAGCCGAGGCCGACGACGAAAACTCTCGAAGGGCTGCCGCCGGGGCAGGCCCGGAAAAGACAGGCCCCCTTCTTGAACGTGAAGCGCTCCAGCTCGACTTGGCCGACAAGGCCCGGGCAGAGAGAGGCAAACGAGTCGAGAAGCTCCTTCTCCTCCTCGAAGAGGAGGAGCCCCAGAGCAGAGGACTTGAGGCGTTGCTCTTCCTTCAATGCAGCGAGAACTTTCATGGTCCTTACACCTCCGAAATGAGAACCTCTTCGAGCGCCATCCTAGGCCGAAGAGAGCCGGGGGCAACGGCCAATCTATCGGCTCATGGCCTTCGCCCGCCTGAGAACATCGTAGCGACCGTCATCGGCCTCGACGAAACCGTCGATGGAGAGTTTTTTCATGGCCTCACCGTAAGCACCGGCTCCGGGCGTCATCTGCAGAAAGACGTCGCCCACGCGCCGCGCCTGAGAAACATCCATGGAGGCGGGAACGGCGAGGGCATCTTTGGGAATTTCGTCGGTGCGGGCCACGATGTCGAGGCGGCCCAGGTCCATCGATCGGGCCGCTCCATCCCAGGCATCGGTATAGGTGGCCCCGCCGTCGACACTCCCCTCCCAGACGGCGCCGATGACGCGGTCGTGACTCCCGAGAAAGAGAACTTCGCCGAAGAAGCGGTCGGGATCGTACCCCTTCTCTTTGAGCATCAGCCGAGGATAGAGGTACCCCGATCCGCTCTTGGGATCGACGAAGGCGAAACGTTTGCCCCTCAGCTGGCCCAGCTCCCGCAGACCGCTTCCCTTGCTCGTGATGATGAGTCCCTGATAGGAGGGACGTCCCTTGACGCGGGGAATGGCCAGGGGACGCAGGGGATATTTCTCGGCGGCATCGACGTAGGCGAGAGGGCTGAACCAGCCCAGATCGACAATACCCTGGGCCAGCATTTTCCCCAGGCTCTCGTAATCGGGAGAGACGAAAAGGCGCATCCTCCGGCCCAGGCGCCGAGCCGCCTCTTCGAGGAGAGGGCCGTAGTCGTCGCGGATCTTCTGCGGATCGGCAAAGGGCGTCAGCCCCACCCAGAACTCCTCCGCCGGGCGTCGAGCCGCCACCCCGCTCTGCAAAGCGAAAAGATCGTCCGTCACCTTCCTCACGGAAGAGGAGAACTCCCGAGCCATGGCCGTCTCGGCCTCGAGACTGCTGCCCAGAGTCTCCACGACGGAGAGGACCGATTGGGTCCCTTCCTGGAGGGTCTCGGCCTCATGGGCAAGCCCCTCCATGGAAGAACGTCCTTTGTCGAGAACGCCGATGAGACGGGAAAAGGATTCGCTGAAGCGCAAAACGCCGTCGCCGGCCCGCCGGGCGCGTCCCAAGGCCTCCTGAGTCTCCTCCCGTCCCGAGGAAAGAGAGCGCTCCGTCTCGCCGAGGCCTTCGACGACGGAACGAATGCGCTCCCCCATCGTCTGAAGAGCTCCGGAGATGGAACGGGCCGTCTCCTGCGTCGACTGGGCCAACTTGCCCACCTCCTGGGCCACGACGTTGAAACCCCGACCGGCCTCTCCGGCCCGAGCGGCCTCGATGGCGGCGTTGAGAGCCAGAAGCTGCGTCTGCTTGGCGATGCGATCGATACGGTCCAGGAAGGCCTTCACCTCGGCCGTCGAATCGAGAAGGCCACCCGTCATGCGGGCCTGTGTCTCGGAAAGAACGGCCAGCCCCCGAAGCGTCGTCTCCAGCTTCTCCATGGCCTGCACGGTATCGAGAACATCCTGCCGCGCCTCGGCTTCGGCGGCTTCCGACGTCGTTTTGATTGCGCCCATTTCGACGAAGGCCTCGGAAAGGACGGAAAAGCCCTCGATGATTTTCGAGACACCCCGCGCGTAGCGATCGAGGCCGGAGCGGGTCGATTCGGCGCTGGAGCGGAGCTCCTCCGCGGCTTTTCCCTGACGCCGCCCGATCCAGAACATCTGCTGGAATCTCTGCGAAAGAGACTCGACGGAACCGAGGACGGCGTCATCTGAAGAGAAGGCCTTCTTCTCCACGTTCATGGACCAACAGCTCCTTCCTGCACGCCAAACGGGATGATCTTCTCACCATTATACTATTGAATGGAAATTTTACAATGTCAAAATTTATTAAAAATTCATAGAAGCAGGAGAGGATCGTCCCCGGGGACGATCCTCTTTGGGAATTTCTCGATATTGTGTTAGATTTCATGAGATTGAAGGACGGCGTTTCGCAAAGCGTGAACGCACTCTCACTTGCCCCACAGGGCCGCCTTCGAGCGGGAAAGGAGCTCATCGTGTCGAGGAAACGGAAGGGGTTCACCCTTGTGGAGATTCTCATCGTCGTCATCGTCATCGGTCTTTTGGCCG
The DNA window shown above is from Aminithiophilus ramosus and carries:
- the phnD gene encoding phosphate/phosphite/phosphonate ABC transporter substrate-binding protein; the protein is MNVEKKAFSSDDAVLGSVESLSQRFQQMFWIGRRQGKAAEELRSSAESTRSGLDRYARGVSKIIEGFSVLSEAFVEMGAIKTTSEAAEAEARQDVLDTVQAMEKLETTLRGLAVLSETQARMTGGLLDSTAEVKAFLDRIDRIAKQTQLLALNAAIEAARAGEAGRGFNVVAQEVGKLAQSTQETARSISGALQTMGERIRSVVEGLGETERSLSSGREETQEALGRARRAGDGVLRFSESFSRLIGVLDKGRSSMEGLAHEAETLQEGTQSVLSVVETLGSSLEAETAMAREFSSSVRKVTDDLFALQSGVAARRPAEEFWVGLTPFADPQKIRDDYGPLLEEAARRLGRRMRLFVSPDYESLGKMLAQGIVDLGWFSPLAYVDAAEKYPLRPLAIPRVKGRPSYQGLIITSKGSGLRELGQLRGKRFAFVDPKSGSGYLYPRLMLKEKGYDPDRFFGEVLFLGSHDRVIGAVWEGSVDGGATYTDAWDGAARSMDLGRLDIVARTDEIPKDALAVPASMDVSQARRVGDVFLQMTPGAGAYGEAMKKLSIDGFVEADDGRYDVLRRAKAMSR